One Hydrogenobaculum sp. 3684 genomic window, CATAGTATTTTCACAAACATGAAATTGTATTCTACCATCGCTTTGTTTAACAAACTTCTCAAAATCTTTTTCCTCTTTTGAGTTTTTAAGCATATACTTTATAGTAGGTCCCCATACTTCCACTACCACATGGGCTTTTTTGTTTTTAGAAGTATGCTCTAAAATATTATCTACCATTTTAATGCTTTTAGGATTATGAAAATCCAATATCACATTAAGAGACTCTTCAGAATTGGCCGACTTGTTAACAGTAGAATCTTTTACCGAAGCACCAAAGCCCAAACCCAAATACGCCATTCCAAACACCAATAAAGTTAGTATGTATAAACTATCTCTTTTCATGATATATAATCTATATATAATTTCTATCTTTTCCATGATATATATTACTCACTATAAAGATCTTTCACCAACTCTTCCTTTACTTCTTGCGGTATCTCTTGTTTTATATTTATATCTTTATGGTTTATCTCTATGAAAGCTTTTTCATTTTTAAAGAGCTCTTTTTGATAGTTGTCAAAATCAAATTTTATGAAGTGGATTGTGGCAGCCTTACCAAATTTATAATCCATATCACTTTGTTCGTTGGCTTTTGCTTTTATCTTTTGGTCTTTAAAAGATATAAAAATACCATCGTGTATTCCAACAAGTTCTTTTAATTTACGCTTTCTCTCGTTCTCATCTGGTATTTCTATAAAAAATGTGGCGCTCAGTTGGTTTTGTTCCGGTATCAAATCGTTGTAAACCTCTATTTCAAAATTTATATCTTCGTCTTTTACCATACGCTCAGCTCTTATCATTTCCTGGATTTGAAACCATACGCTAAACGTATTTTCAAAAAATAAGTGAAATATATCACCTAAAAAAATGCTTCTTTTTTTCTTTATACCTAAAAGTTCTTCCACCTTTTGAGGTCTTACCTTCTCGTATTCGTACAAGTTCAATATATCTTCAAACACTACTTTTTTCATAATCAATCTCCATAAGCCATAGACAATACTTCTATTGGGCTTTTAACAGTTCTTGAAGTATTTAACTCTATAAAGTTTCCTGCCAAAGGACAGTCTGAAACCACCAAATCTGCCTTTTGGTTTAGTATATTCTCAAACAAAGGCTTTCCTACACTAACGGCCATATCAAAAGTATCTTTTTTAACACCAAAAGTACCGTCGTGTCCAGAGCATATCTCTACTATCCTAACTTTTGTATTTGGTATCATCCTCATTAGCGCTGCAGATTTATAACCTACCCCTAAAGACTTTAGATGGCAAGCTATGTGATAATCTATCTTACCCATAGGATTTTTAAAATCTTTATTAAAAAGATTTTCTTGATTTAAAGAAAACAAATAATCTCCTATTTCATAAACCTTTTCAGATAGCTCTTTGGCCTCAGGTGTTCTTAAAAGCAGTGGATACTCATGTTTAAGTTGCAATGCACATGTTGGCACTGGCACTATCACATCGTAGCCGTTTCTTACGTAGTCTATCATCATGTCTACGTTGTATTTGGCTTTTCTGATGGAGCTATCTATATCCCCTATATCAAAAAATGGTATACCACAGCAATTTTGCTCTGGTACTTCTATGTGGATGTTGTTTTTGTATAGGACATGTAAAAGAGCTTTACCTTTTTCAAGAAAATTGTAATTTAATAAACATGTATAAAATAAAACAGCTTTTCTAACTGGATTTTTCACTGGCACTAAGTTATCTTTTAAAAAGCTTCTAAAAGAATGTTCGTTTATAGGTGGTAGTTTTGCCCTTTGGTCAATACCTGCGGTTTTTTCCATTATAAGTCTAACTGGTTTTACATCCATTGTTTTATTTACAACTTTTCCAAACGGCACAGACAATTTACCCACCAAATCTGTATCAAGCATTAGTTTATCTGTTATTTTAGCTCCTTGATTTTTAAATTTTATAGCTTTATATCTCAAAGATAAATGAGGAAAATCTAATTTCCATTCATGGGGCGGTGTGTAAGGACATTTAAAATAGCATTGCTTGCAATGAAAACAAAGCTCTAAAGGTTTTACCAGCTCTTCTTTTGTAAGTGCTTCTATATCATCATGTTTTGAATCTACGGCATCAAAAAGCGCCGGAAAAGAAGGACAAAAATTTACACACATTCTGCAATCTTTACACTTTAAATAAACTCTCTTGGCTTCTTCATAAAGAGCTTCTTCATCGTAAAATCTTGGATCATCTAAATCAAAGTTAAACTCCTTTAACCCGCCTATTGACATTTCAGGCATAAATACTCCTTATAAAAAAAATATATTTTTATTACTTATAAAATAAGGAGGGCTTTGACCCCTCCTGTTTTGTTGTTTTTAACCGTTCTTTACGCTTTCTAGAACCTTTTGGAACCTACCAGCATGAGATTTTTCTGCTTTTGCCAATGTTTCAAACCAAGCTGCTATATCATCAAAACCTTCTTCTCTAGCGGTTTTTGCAAAGCCAGGATACATTTCAGAATATTCGTAAACCTCACCAGCTACAGCAGACTCTAACATTTCTTCAAGAGTTGAAATCGGTTTATCGGTAGCTGGGTCTACGCCGTTGTATTTTCTTAGATAATCAAGATGTCCAAACGCATGTCCAGTTTCGCCTTCTGCGGTTTCTCTGAAGTTGTTGGCTACATCTGGATAGCCTTGAACATCGGCTTCTCTTGCAAAATAAAGATATCTTCTGTTTGCTTGGGATTCCCCAGCAAATGCGTGTTTGAGACACTCAAGTGTCTTTGTGCCTTTTAAGTCCTTGCTCATAGGCCTTACCTCCTTTAAAATAAATTTTAATTTAGAACTATTCTTAATTATAGGATACAAAATCCAAAAAACAATGATTATATGTCATAAATTTTATTTTTTTAATAAATATATGAAAATTTTATATTGTGATGTTAATATATTTGTTATGAGGAAAAAAATTTCAGTTATTTTCGGTGTGGCTGCATCAATAATATTTTTATCTGGATGTTCTCCTCAAACCATAAACAACAATAATCCTGAAACTGTATTAAAAAACTTTGACAAAGATATAGAAAATGGTGATTTTAAAGATGCTGTAAAACTTCTAAATCCAGATATCGTATCTTCAAGAGGTGGGATATGGGCAGAAAGATGGGTAAAGCTAAACGCTTACAACGTAAAAAGCATAACCATAAAAGATATAAGTATTTTGGGAGGCACTGCACATGCAACCGTAGAGATAACATATAAAGACGGGAAAACCCAAAAAAATGCTATAGATCTCATCAAAAACAACGGCACTTGGTATATAAGTCCATCTTTTAGCTTTAAGGAGGGTAAATAATGAATTCTATGAGTATATGGGAAATTTTTAAAAGTTTATTTGATTACACTCAAGCATTTATAACAAAAAAACCTGGCCCAGTTATAATTTATATAACGCTTTTGTTAATATTTGTTGTAGCAGACAACTATTTACCTATGAATTTAGTTTTTGTGAGCGTTTTTGCCTCTATATTTTGGAATATCCTTTCCAACGCTTTTTTGATAAACGTCGGTCATATTGTAAAAGATAACAAAGATATCATTTCCTTTGAAAAAGCCCTAAAACAAAGGAATACTATAGATTTCTTTACACAATATTGGAAAGAGTCTTTAGGTATGATGTTTGGCAACGCTGTAGTATTTTTCATAATTTTTTTAGGAGAAGCTTTAGTGTTAAATTTTAGTGGCTTCTTAGCAGCTTACTATGCTACAAAAAATCATGACATCTTTGCTATAAATTATACAGTTCCAATAGCTTTGGCTCTTATTTTTGTAATAACAACGCTTTCTATGATATCCTACGTAGCACCTTATGTGTATGCTGGTGTTTATACTACGGATAGTTTTAAAGAGGCTTTTGCAAGGGTATTTGATCTTATATCTTTTGGAGTTTGGAAAAAAACTCTGAATCTTCAGTATTTTTTTGATATTAGCATGTGGTTTGTTTACTCTACTATGGTCATTGTTATGATAATACCGCTTATGTTTTATGCTATCGTTGCACCTTTTGGACTTATAGTACTAGCTATATACATCATACAATTTCCCATGTTTAGTGTTATGATAAGATATTGGAGATGAGAAGAAGGGGCTTTACTCTTATTGAGCTTTTAGTAGTAATAGTAATAATAGGCATACTTTCTGCCATAATAATACCGCGTATCACAAATAGAATTGGAGAAGCAAAGATAAAAGCTACAAAAGTCCAGCTAAAAAATCTTCAAGGAGCTTTAGAGCAGTATTATATAGATACTGGCATGTACCCTACAACAGCACAAGGGCTTCAAGCTTTGGTAGAAAAGCCTACGATACCACCAATCCCAGACAATTGGCATCAAGAGTTGGACAAAGTTCCTACCGACGGCTGGGGACACAAATTTTACTACATCTCACCAGCCCCCAATCATCCTTACGACCTTTTTGCTAAAACTCCAGATGGTAAAAAAATAGATGTATGGACAATGCATCTCAAAAAATAACCAAAAAGGCTTTACGCTTTTAGAAACTATAGCAGCTTTTATTGTATTTGTAGTGATGATAGCAGGAGCTTATTCTCTTCTAATTCAAGCTATAAAACTCCACCAAAGACAACAAGCTCTAACAAAAGATGCTTTTATTCTATTCAACAAGCTAAAATATACTTCTAAACATAACTCCATAAAACATATTCATCATTTTAACTATCAAGTGATTCGGTACCATAACCTAAAAGTGGTAAAATTTTTACCCCAATGAAATGTTATAAAGAAAAAGCTTTTGGTTTTACGCTTTTAGAAATATTGGTGGTTATCGTTATCGTATCTTTGTTTTTCAGTACATTGATAGGGTCCTATTTTTTTATAGTTAAAAAAAGCCTAAAAACCATGAAAGGCTCTAGAAATCTTTATAAATATGCAAAAGCTATATACAATTTAGAAAATGCTATAAAATGCTCAAAAAATATAAAAATAGACAATTCAAAAAACTTTTCTACATTATATTTATATACATACTGCGGTATATATAAAGGTTTTTCCAAAGAGGTATTTTTTGTAAAAGATAACACTTTGTACGTTTATGCCTATCCTTACGAGTTTGGAGACATATTTTTTTACGATGAAAAAAAAGCCATAAAGTTGATACCTGTAATAAATTTTAGAGCAGAGTTTATTAACAACAATATAATCAAGTTTAATATAAACAACAAACATTTTATAGTGCCTATTTTGATAAAATAAAAATTATGTTTAACACAAAAAATGCAATAACTGTACTTTTGATAATCTTGGGCTTAACGCTTTTTTACCTTTGGTATAGCACCTGGCACAGAAATATATCTACAAATAGTTTAAACAAACAACTTCTCCAAGAAAAAATAAACAATTCTCCCACTTACAAGCCAATAAGCAATCAACCTACCAAAGAAGCAAACGTCGAACCATCAAACAACACAATAAATGTAACAAAAAACCAAAACAAGACCGAAAAATCTCAGGAGAAAGAACAAAGCGATACAAACAAAGTTAATACTAAAGCTTCGGAAAAAACTATACCCAAAAAACCTTTACATTTAAAAACTAAAAAAGCTGTTGTTTATAGAAACAAAATTTCAAAACCAACAATAAAAAAACCTACTATAAAGAAACCTACTAAACCGTATGTAGAAAAATCTTTTTCAAAATCAAATTCTGGCATAAAGCTTCAGCTTCAGAAGAACTATAAAAACAGTATAGAAGGAATAAAATTAAAAAATGGCGCTTATCAAGTAGGAGCCTTTAAACATTTTTACGATGCTTTAAGCCTTATTATTCAATTAAAATCAGAAGGAAAACATGCTAAAATTATCCATCAAAACGGATTTTATAAGGTGATTGTTTATTAGCTACCTTTTAAAGCTAAATTGTTTTGTGGTACTTCGTGGTGCTGGCCAAAGAAATAATCTACTATAGCCTCGTACATAGCTTTTGCAAATTCCCATTGGTAAGAAGGATTTGTAAGTTCTTTTACATCGTGAGGGTTACTAATAAATCCAGTTTCCACTAAAACAGATGGTATACCAGGAGTTCTAAGTACTACAAAATTTCTTCTATGTATGTTGTGAATATCAACATGCTTATGCAAATCTTTGTCTAAGGTATAAGCTAAATCTTTAGCAAATTCAAAGCTTTGGTTTTTCGTCACATCCAAAGCCAGTCTAGCTAGCACTCTCCTAGCGCTTAAGCTTGGTTCGTACAAAGCATTACCAAACACAAGATGGGAAAAAGCTTCGTTGTTTACCAATTCGTTATATTTCATGTTTATACCTGGAGTAGATAGAAAATATATGTTGGTGCCATGTGGCCACGTAATATGACCAGGTGCCATGTTACAATGTATACTTATAAACAAATCCGCTCTATTCTCTATGGCTATCCTAGCCCTTTCTTGAAGCGGTACAAACACATCTTTATCCCTTGTCATTATTACTTTAAACCTTGGGTCATGTTTTAAGAAAAAATCCAACTTTTTACCTATAGACAATACAATATTTTTCTCTTCTACCCCGCCTATTCCTATAGCACCGGAATCCTTACCGCCGTGTCCTGGATCTATCACCACTACTTTTACCCCATATGGATGTGGTATATATTTGTAAGTTTTTTGAGGTCTTTCATAGTTTTCTATAGCTTCCAAATACTTTTTATCTACTACGCTTAAAGGATCTTGATCTTTATCGTAAACCGTATTTTTCAAACTTGGTTTTTCCTTTAATAGGTAAGCGTACTTTGGGGATATTATATTTAAAATACTATCTTGAGAGGTCTTAGGCTTATAAATATCTATTACTATTCTTTCTGGGTTTTGTAGCATAAAGCTTTTTACTGCGGTCGGTACGTATGGCATGGTATATATAAACTTCCTATCGCCTATTTCTATAATAATGTTTCTGCCCTCCTGACGCACTTTATATGTGTTTACATCTTTAACGTCAAAAACATAGCGCGTTTTGTCCTGATATATACCCTTTCTTACATCTATTATTTTAGACCAAGAAAAACCAACAAAGCTAACCAAAAATATTACGAAAATCGTCAAGTACTTTTTTACTTTCTTCATCGTCTTTCACCTCTTCTTTTCTTGTAGCCCAAGGTGGCATTGGTACACTCACCACTGTTGGGGTGGGTATATCCGGTTGGTAAAGCACCATTGAACCTTTCTTCAGCATGCTTACCCTTTGTTTCAAGCTTTTAGAGAGAAAACCGTATTGTTCACCAGATAGTTCCGCCGTATCAAGCCTACCTACTACTTTTATAGCACTGTTTGCCACTATGCGCTTTTCTACTTCGCTGGCTGTTTGCTGAGCACCTATTAATATCACACCAAGACTTCTGCCTCTTTCCGCTATATCAAGCAAAGTATCTTTTATAGGGCTCCACTCTTCTTTTGGAGCATATTTATTTAATTCGTCTAAAAGCACAAAAATTTTAGGATCAGATACACCACTTTCTTCTCTTTGTTTGAAGATTTTATCCAAAATAACACCTACCACAAACATCTTGCCTACACTATGAAGGTCGCTTATATCAATAACGTTCAACGTATGCATATTTTCTAAAAATTCTTTTGTGATATTTTTAATATGCGTTGAAGTTTCCTTCTTTATAAGGTTTCTAATATACTTCTTACCAAAGGCAAACCTTCTTAAAAAAGCTTCTATGCTCTGACTACTAGTATTTCTACCAAACCATGAGTAATATCTTTCCTTATCGTTATCTTTGTCGTCATACACTTCTTGTAGAAGCTCGTGCAAATCATCTAAATCTTTAATCTCTCTTCCAGCTTTATCATCTATCAACGTATCACTTGTTTTAGAAAGTTCGTAAAGCTTACTTGCAATTCTATCTATTATAAAGTTTAAATTTGATATCTCTTGATCGTTTTCTACAAACATATATTTTAAAAGTCTTTCTGAAGCAAAATCTTTCATACTAAAGCCGTATTTATCTACATCGTATCTTGCAGCACCCATTGGATTTTGAGAATCTGGTTTTTCTGGAGGACAATAAAAAGCTACATCTTTAAAGGGCTTTGGCTCTAAGCCCATAATATCAAATTTTTTCTTATCTTCTTCTTTAAACCTTACATTTTCTTTGTCTAAAAATAATAGATCTTTTCCTTTTACATTAAAAATGACAAATTTTGGTTTATCTTGAGATTTTTGAATTATAGAATTTATCAAAAACAAAGAGTAAGAAGTTTTTGTAGCCACTCCAGACATCCCGCTTATAGATATGTGAGCACCATCTTTTCCATTTATAAAATTGTAATTTATATACACAGGCAGACCATCTTGGGACAGTCCAGCTGGAATTTTTGTCTCCATAGTATCAAAAAATAAACCTTTGTCTCTATCTTCACCA contains:
- a CDS encoding DsrE family protein; this translates as MKRDSLYILTLLVFGMAYLGLGFGASVKDSTVNKSANSEESLNVILDFHNPKSIKMVDNILEHTSKNKKAHVVVEVWGPTIKYMLKNSKEEKDFEKFVKQSDGRIQFHVCENTMHKFHITKAMMGNFVKPVKGALIDMYKFQKEGYMYVKP
- a CDS encoding DUF3501 family protein — translated: MKKVVFEDILNLYEYEKVRPQKVEELLGIKKKRSIFLGDIFHLFFENTFSVWFQIQEMIRAERMVKDEDINFEIEVYNDLIPEQNQLSATFFIEIPDENERKRKLKELVGIHDGIFISFKDQKIKAKANEQSDMDYKFGKAATIHFIKFDFDNYQKELFKNEKAFIEINHKDINIKQEIPQEVKEELVKDLYSE
- a CDS encoding heterodisulfide reductase-related iron-sulfur binding cluster, which translates into the protein MPEMSIGGLKEFNFDLDDPRFYDEEALYEEAKRVYLKCKDCRMCVNFCPSFPALFDAVDSKHDDIEALTKEELVKPLELCFHCKQCYFKCPYTPPHEWKLDFPHLSLRYKAIKFKNQGAKITDKLMLDTDLVGKLSVPFGKVVNKTMDVKPVRLIMEKTAGIDQRAKLPPINEHSFRSFLKDNLVPVKNPVRKAVLFYTCLLNYNFLEKGKALLHVLYKNNIHIEVPEQNCCGIPFFDIGDIDSSIRKAKYNVDMMIDYVRNGYDVIVPVPTCALQLKHEYPLLLRTPEAKELSEKVYEIGDYLFSLNQENLFNKDFKNPMGKIDYHIACHLKSLGVGYKSAALMRMIPNTKVRIVEICSGHDGTFGVKKDTFDMAVSVGKPLFENILNQKADLVVSDCPLAGNFIELNTSRTVKSPIEVLSMAYGD
- a CDS encoding rubrerythrin family protein, which encodes MSKDLKGTKTLECLKHAFAGESQANRRYLYFAREADVQGYPDVANNFRETAEGETGHAFGHLDYLRKYNGVDPATDKPISTLEEMLESAVAGEVYEYSEMYPGFAKTAREEGFDDIAAWFETLAKAEKSHAGRFQKVLESVKNG
- a CDS encoding DUF4878 domain-containing protein, producing MRKKISVIFGVAASIIFLSGCSPQTINNNNPETVLKNFDKDIENGDFKDAVKLLNPDIVSSRGGIWAERWVKLNAYNVKSITIKDISILGGTAHATVEITYKDGKTQKNAIDLIKNNGTWYISPSFSFKEGK
- the gspG gene encoding type II secretion system major pseudopilin GspG, whose product is MRRRGFTLIELLVVIVIIGILSAIIIPRITNRIGEAKIKATKVQLKNLQGALEQYYIDTGMYPTTAQGLQALVEKPTIPPIPDNWHQELDKVPTDGWGHKFYYISPAPNHPYDLFAKTPDGKKIDVWTMHLKK
- a CDS encoding prepilin-type N-terminal cleavage/methylation domain-containing protein; protein product: MYGQCISKNNQKGFTLLETIAAFIVFVVMIAGAYSLLIQAIKLHQRQQALTKDAFILFNKLKYTSKHNSIKHIHHFNYQVIRYHNLKVVKFLPQ
- a CDS encoding type II secretion system protein, giving the protein MKCYKEKAFGFTLLEILVVIVIVSLFFSTLIGSYFFIVKKSLKTMKGSRNLYKYAKAIYNLENAIKCSKNIKIDNSKNFSTLYLYTYCGIYKGFSKEVFFVKDNTLYVYAYPYEFGDIFFYDEKKAIKLIPVINFRAEFINNNIIKFNINNKHFIVPILIK
- a CDS encoding N-acetylmuramoyl-L-alanine amidase, yielding MKKVKKYLTIFVIFLVSFVGFSWSKIIDVRKGIYQDKTRYVFDVKDVNTYKVRQEGRNIIIEIGDRKFIYTMPYVPTAVKSFMLQNPERIVIDIYKPKTSQDSILNIISPKYAYLLKEKPSLKNTVYDKDQDPLSVVDKKYLEAIENYERPQKTYKYIPHPYGVKVVVIDPGHGGKDSGAIGIGGVEEKNIVLSIGKKLDFFLKHDPRFKVIMTRDKDVFVPLQERARIAIENRADLFISIHCNMAPGHITWPHGTNIYFLSTPGINMKYNELVNNEAFSHLVFGNALYEPSLSARRVLARLALDVTKNQSFEFAKDLAYTLDKDLHKHVDIHNIHRRNFVVLRTPGIPSVLVETGFISNPHDVKELTNPSYQWEFAKAMYEAIVDYFFGQHHEVPQNNLALKGS
- a CDS encoding ATP-binding protein — encoded protein: MEADKSLDNLFNKPVGIVVKTASPLSFDVLLDESSFVQLDDVLVCKSVVKKYNESIEVKFYGVVIELIKYLEGVDILYQEIKAKEGVLPVHPVYLAKINVNRIEPQYYLPPKPGDEVFKAFGEDRDKGLFFDTMETKIPAGLSQDGLPVYINYNFINGKDGAHISISGMSGVATKTSYSLFLINSIIQKSQDKPKFVIFNVKGKDLLFLDKENVRFKEEDKKKFDIMGLEPKPFKDVAFYCPPEKPDSQNPMGAARYDVDKYGFSMKDFASERLLKYMFVENDQEISNLNFIIDRIASKLYELSKTSDTLIDDKAGREIKDLDDLHELLQEVYDDKDNDKERYYSWFGRNTSSQSIEAFLRRFAFGKKYIRNLIKKETSTHIKNITKEFLENMHTLNVIDISDLHSVGKMFVVGVILDKIFKQREESGVSDPKIFVLLDELNKYAPKEEWSPIKDTLLDIAERGRSLGVILIGAQQTASEVEKRIVANSAIKVVGRLDTAELSGEQYGFLSKSLKQRVSMLKKGSMVLYQPDIPTPTVVSVPMPPWATRKEEVKDDEESKKVLDDFRNIFG